A part of Agromyces protaetiae genomic DNA contains:
- a CDS encoding ABC transporter substrate-binding protein: MAQARSARSTVVIVITAVVALLVGLVAGRFIFGGGDSSASAAGETGVAGTKIDVITKATQSDFWQSMLAGSKAAGTDLGIDIKLTGPTAETDIDQQVAMVEDSITRQVDAIVLASNSSTALNSVIEKARDAGIKVIVVDNAVTTASDGFIGTDNIKAGQQAGEKMCELITAQGNADGKILHESAASGQQVLVDRYDGFAAGLKATCPDAEIIQTLVNDNDLNKAVSQVTDVINANPDLAGVFADNNTSGTGAARAVSAFKGSTVQVVAFDSDPAEVDAVKDGIIGAIVVQNPFFFGYQGVVEAAMAVAGSQPPVNLDPGAVLVGPDNVEDAALQSLLNPAKESGD, from the coding sequence ATGGCGCAAGCACGGAGTGCTCGTTCCACGGTGGTGATCGTCATCACGGCGGTCGTCGCCCTGCTCGTCGGCCTCGTCGCCGGCCGCTTCATCTTCGGAGGCGGCGACTCGTCGGCCTCCGCGGCCGGTGAGACCGGTGTCGCCGGCACGAAGATCGACGTCATCACCAAGGCGACCCAGAGCGACTTCTGGCAGTCGATGCTCGCCGGCTCGAAGGCCGCGGGCACGGACCTCGGCATCGACATCAAGCTCACGGGCCCGACGGCCGAGACCGACATCGACCAGCAGGTCGCAATGGTCGAGGACTCGATCACGCGCCAGGTCGACGCCATCGTCCTCGCCTCGAACTCGTCGACCGCGCTCAACTCGGTCATCGAGAAGGCGCGCGACGCCGGCATCAAGGTGATCGTCGTCGACAACGCCGTCACCACGGCCTCCGACGGCTTCATCGGCACCGACAACATCAAGGCCGGCCAGCAGGCCGGCGAGAAGATGTGCGAGCTCATCACCGCGCAGGGCAACGCCGACGGCAAGATCCTGCACGAATCCGCAGCCTCGGGCCAGCAGGTGCTCGTCGACCGTTACGACGGTTTCGCGGCCGGTCTCAAGGCGACCTGCCCCGACGCCGAGATCATCCAGACGCTCGTGAACGACAACGACCTCAACAAGGCCGTCAGCCAGGTCACCGACGTCATCAACGCCAACCCCGACCTCGCGGGCGTCTTCGCCGACAACAACACGTCGGGCACGGGTGCCGCTCGTGCCGTCTCGGCCTTCAAGGGCTCGACGGTCCAGGTCGTCGCGTTCGACTCCGACCCGGCAGAGGTCGACGCCGTCAAGGACGGCATCATCGGCGCGATCGTCGTGCAGAACCCGTTCTTCTTCGGCTACCAGGGGGTCGTCGAGGCAGCCATGGCCGTCGCCGGGAGCCAGCCGCCGGTGAACCTCGACCCGGGCGCCGTGCTCGTCGGCCCCGACAACGTCGAAGACGCCGCCCTGCAGTCGCTGCTCAACCCCGCCAAGGAATCGGGCGACTGA